One genomic segment of Flavobacteriaceae bacterium includes these proteins:
- a CDS encoding GlsB/YeaQ/YmgE family stress response membrane protein yields the protein MSLFYALLVGALAGFIAGRLMKGGGFGILMNIVLGIVGGIVGNWLFGLAGVYIGSGFISDLVTGVIGAAVVLFVAGLVKKK from the coding sequence ATGAGTTTATTTTATGCGTTACTTGTCGGAGCTTTAGCCGGGTTCATTGCAGGAAGGTTAATGAAAGGTGGCGGTTTTGGGATATTAATGAATATTGTCCTAGGTATTGTAGGCGGAATTGTCGGGAATTGGCTTTTTGGATTGGCAGGGGTCTATATCGGAAGCGGGTTTATCAGTGATTTGGTTACCGGTGTTATTGGTGCTGCAGTGGTATTGTTTGTTGCCGGGCTTGTCAAAAAGAAATAG
- a CDS encoding M24 family metallopeptidase, with the protein MKYSRINTELFIKNRRNFTGKMKPGSLAVFNSNDIYPISADSTMPFEQHRDIFYLSGVDQEESILVLFPDCPKEKHREILFLKETNEHIAVWGGEKLTKESALQTSGIKTVYWLQDLEKILFELMTQCDTVYINTNEHYRANVETETREARFVKWLRDKYPAHSAAKSNPILQALRSVKDPIELDLIQQACDITEKGFRRVLNFVKPKIWEYEIEAEFIHEFIRNRSKGFAYTPIIAGGNNANVLHYIENNQQCKAGDLLLLDVGAEYANYASDMTRTIPVSGRFSDRQKAVYNAVNRVKKEATKLLVPGGDWTEYHIEVGKLMTSELLGLGLLDKVDVQNEDKDWPAYKKYFMHGTSHHIGLDTHDYGLLHKPMQANMVFTVEPGIYIPDEGFGIRLEDGVVIRENGDPFNLMRNIPIEAEEIEELRN; encoded by the coding sequence ATGAAATACAGTCGTATCAACACGGAGCTTTTTATTAAAAATCGCAGGAACTTTACCGGTAAAATGAAACCCGGGAGTTTGGCTGTTTTTAATTCTAACGATATCTATCCTATTAGTGCCGACAGTACGATGCCTTTTGAACAGCATCGTGATATTTTTTATTTAAGTGGTGTTGATCAGGAAGAAAGCATATTGGTATTATTTCCTGATTGCCCAAAAGAGAAACATCGTGAAATTTTGTTCTTAAAAGAAACAAATGAACACATTGCTGTTTGGGGGGGTGAAAAACTGACAAAAGAAAGTGCTTTACAAACTTCCGGGATTAAAACGGTGTATTGGCTGCAAGACTTAGAAAAAATTTTGTTTGAGTTGATGACCCAATGTGATACGGTTTATATCAATACGAACGAACATTACAGAGCCAATGTTGAAACGGAAACCAGAGAAGCTCGTTTTGTAAAATGGTTAAGAGATAAGTATCCGGCACATTCAGCAGCAAAAAGCAATCCCATTTTACAAGCCCTTCGCTCTGTAAAAGATCCAATTGAGTTAGATTTGATTCAGCAAGCTTGTGATATTACCGAGAAAGGATTTCGCAGAGTGCTGAACTTTGTAAAACCTAAGATTTGGGAATATGAAATTGAGGCGGAATTCATTCACGAATTTATCAGAAACCGATCCAAAGGCTTTGCCTATACACCTATTATTGCCGGTGGTAACAATGCCAATGTTTTACATTATATAGAAAACAATCAACAATGCAAAGCAGGCGATCTGTTGCTTTTGGATGTGGGTGCGGAATATGCTAATTATGCTTCCGATATGACCCGAACGATTCCTGTCTCCGGTCGATTTTCCGATCGACAAAAAGCAGTGTATAATGCCGTAAACAGGGTTAAAAAGGAAGCTACAAAATTATTGGTTCCCGGGGGTGATTGGACTGAATATCACATAGAAGTAGGAAAATTAATGACTTCCGAATTATTGGGTTTGGGCTTGTTGGACAAAGTGGATGTTCAAAATGAGGATAAAGATTGGCCTGCATATAAAAAATATTTTATGCACGGAACCAGTCATCATATAGGTTTGGATACGCATGATTACGGGCTACTTCACAAGCCCATGCAAGCGAATATGGTATTTACGGTAGAACCGGGTATTTACATTCCCGATGAAGGATTTGGGATTCGTTTGGAAGATGGTGTAGTCATCCGGGAAAATGGCGATCCTTTTAATTTGATGCGTAATATTCCTATTGAAGCTGAAGAAATTGAGGAATTGAGGAATTAA
- a CDS encoding heavy-metal-associated domain-containing protein yields MKLRKISTLLVLGLFLVLACKKESPQKVALHISGMTCEIGCAKLIQSKLSKKGGVKTAEVIFKDSIANVAFDANTISSKEIIAFIDDIADGESYKATEITLQETQE; encoded by the coding sequence ATGAAACTTCGAAAAATTAGCACACTTCTTGTATTGGGCCTTTTTTTAGTACTGGCATGTAAAAAAGAAAGCCCTCAAAAAGTAGCACTTCATATTTCCGGAATGACCTGTGAAATCGGATGTGCAAAATTAATTCAATCAAAACTTTCCAAAAAAGGAGGTGTAAAAACAGCTGAGGTTATTTTTAAAGACAGTATTGCTAACGTTGCGTTTGATGCTAATACCATTTCTTCCAAAGAAATTATTGCTTTTATTGACGACATTGCCGACGGCGAATCATATAAAGCAACTGAGATAACATTACAAGAAACACAGGAATGA